The stretch of DNA AGGCCGCGTGGTGACACCGGAGTCAAGGTTTGCGTTCATGGCTGCTTCCTCATGGATGATCGTTGTACGCGGGCCCATTGCCGCGCAGGTTCAAGCCATTATAGAAAGCCGCCCCGACAAGTTCTTGCAGAAGTGCGACAGGGATTTTCGTTTTTGGTCGGGAAAGATTAAGTAATTACCAACATCCTCTTGAGCGCTCATTGTGCCAGCTTGCGCTGGCGCTCCTCGCGTGGAGTATTCCCGAACAAGGCCCCGAAGGCCGTCGAGAAATGCGAGCCGGACGAGAAGCCGCACATCAGCCCCACCTGCACGATCGAGTAGTTCGTCTCGAGCAAGAGTTTGCGCGCCCGCTGCAGGCGCAGCTCCAGGTAGTAGCGCGAAGGCAGGCTGCCGAGATATTGCTTGAACAGGCGCTCCAGCTGGCGTCGCGAGATGCCGGCCAGCTGCGCGATCTCGTCGGTGGACAGGGGCTCTTCGATATTGGCTTCCATCAAGGCCACCGCCTCGGTCAGCTTCGGCTGCAGGGTGCCGAAGCGCGCCTGCAGGGCCACCCGCTGGCGCTCGTCCTTGCCGCGCACCCGGTCCACGCACAGGATTTCCTTCACCTGGGCCTGCAGGCCCGCGCCGAACAGCATCTCGACCAGGGTGAGGGCGAAGTCGATGCTGGCCGCGCCGCCGCAGCAGGTCAGGCGGTTGCGGTCGAACTCGTACAGGTTGGGGGTGAACAGGGCCTGCTCGGCCAGCGCATTGGTGTCGGGATACAGCGCCCAGGGCAAGGCGGTGCGCACGCCGTGCAGGGCGCCGGCGTCGGCCAGCCACAGCACGCCGGCCCCCACCCCGCCCCAGAACGGCGCCGCGCGGCAGCGGTCGACCAGGGCGCGGCAGTTGGCCGGCCTCAGGGCGGCTTCGGCCTCGTCGGCCACCAGCAGCACCAGGTGCCAGTGGCGCTGCGAGTCGCTGAACTTGTCGGGACTGCGCACGTCGACATGCAGCAGTTCGGGGCCCAGCAGCTTGGCGGCCAGGCGCAGCGGCTGGACCAGGCCCGACCAGGTCAGCATGTCCGGCTCGCCAGCGTTCACGAGCAGCACGCGCAGCGGACGTTCCTGTGCCAGGGTGGACAGGTCAGCAGGCTGCATCGGAACGGATGGACAGTGTCATCAAGAAGGACGGGACGGTACGCAATCGGGCCTAATGATACCGGAGATACCTGAGCGGCGAGCAAGTGCCATGGTCCGGCCCATTCGATGCCATTCCGGAAAAACATCGGCGGCCAGCTATAATCCTGCCTATGGGGGAACGATATTTAAAGAGCGTCCGGCTGCTGGCCGAGTGCATGCAGAGCTTCGAGCGTTTTTCCGGCGAATCGGTGCGCCAGCACGGGTTGACGCACGCGCAGTTCGATATCATTGCCACGCTGGGCAACACGGCCGGCATGAGCTACAAGGAACTCGGCGAGCGCACCCTGATCACCAAGGGCACCCTCACCGGCGTGATCGAGCGGCTGGAGCAGAAAGGCCTGGTGCTGCGCGAACGCAGCAGCGACGACAAGCGCTCCTTCTTCGTGCGCCTCACGCCTGCCGGCGAGGACGTCTTCCGCGACGTCTTCCCCAGGGTGATCGCGCACGGCAAGCAGCTGTTTTCGAACTATGGCGACGCCGACTTCGATGCCCTGGAAAACGTCCTGCGCAAGCTGCGCGAGCAGATTGCCGCCGGCAGTCTTCCTCCTCAACCACCACAAGCAAAGGAATTGCCTTGAAAACATCCCTGATCGAAGGCAAGAAGCCTGCCCATTTCGACAAGCACATCATCGGTAACATCCTGCTGGATGTCGCGCCCCTCGACGAAGTCCGGCAGGAAGCGATGCTGATCGGCGTGCGCAACGAAGCCGGCGAGATCTACCGCCTCATCGGCGCGACCAAGCTCAACAGCTTCATGAACGCGAGCGAAGAGCTGCTGGATCTCGGCCTGGTCGACGAGCTGGAAGACCGTGAAGAACAGAAGGAAGGCTGCGACGCCATCTTCAGCGAACCTTGATGCAAATCAAACACTAGAATAATTCCTCAGGGAAAGTTTTTCGGGCTGGACAGGGCGTTGGGGGTATAATTTTTTGATGGACCGACTCTCCGCCCTCAAGAGCATCGCCGCCCAGGCCAGCCGCGGCGAACTCAGCTTTCCTACGAACGTCGATGCGACCCTCAAGCTGCAGCGCGCGCTGAACGAGCCCGACTGCCACACCGAGATGGCGGCGCGCCTGGTGCAGGCCGAGCCCCTGCTCGCGGCGCGCACCGTGGCCATCGCCAATTCGGTGGCCTACAACCGCGCCGGCCATGACGTCACCAATGTCCGCGCAGCCGTGCAGCGCGTGGGTTTTCGCACCCTGGGCGCCCTGGCCGCCTCGGTCATCGTGCGCCAGCTGGCCAGTGAAATCATCGACCCCGGCCTGCGCGCCAAGGCCGACGCCCTGTGGATCCACTCGGCCCACGTGGCCGCGCTGGCGCAGGTGATCGCGCGCCGCGTCTCCTTCGTCGATCCGGAAACCGCGCTGTTCGCCGGCATCGTGCATGAGGTGGGCGGCTTCTACCTGCTCTCGCGCGCCGGCGACTTCCCCGGCCTGCTCGACGACGCCAGCGGCGACAGCGCCGCGGAATGGATCGAGCATGGCGAAGTGGCGATCGGCCGCGGCGTGCTGCTCAAGCTCGGCGTGCCGGTGCCCGTCATGGGCGCCATCGAAGCGCTGTGGAACGGCATGCGCGCCCTGCCGCCGGAAACCCTGGGCGACACCCTGCTGCTGGCCAAGGACCTGGCCCCCTTCCCTTCGCCGCTGCACACGCGTCCGGGCGCGACCACGCTCGATTCGGCCGCCACCATCGATTTCACCATCGGCGAGGGCACCCTGGCCCAGGTGCTAGCCGAATCGGCCGGCGAAGTGAAGAGCCTGACCGCGGCCCTGCTCTGATTTTTTACCACTTGGTAAAAAAAATGCCCGCTCGTGGGAGCGGGCAAAGTCCAAAACTAGGGATGTCCTGAAAGAGACGCCTTCACTATAAGCCGCGCATGGGGCCGCTTCCGTACGCTGGTTCACACAGGCCGTCACACTGCCGACGCCGCGCGGCGCGGTAAAAAAAACCCGCTCCGGTTGGGGAGCGGGTGAAGTCCAAAACTAGGGATGTCCTGAAAGAGACGCTTCCACTGTAGGGCTGCGCGCCGATCCGCTCCGTGCGCTGATTCACTTACGCGTGCAGATTGTCGGCATGCCGGCACGATACCCGCGGTATTGCGCCATGCTACCGGCACATCGGCTGCTTGCCGGGCGGGCGGCGATGCCGGATGCTCCGGGTTCGCCACTTCCGGCCCAATCTTTGCACGAGAGTCCATGCATCCACCACGCCGCCGCTTCCTCGCCCAGGCCATGGCCGGGGCCGGCCTGCTGGCCCTGTCGCCGTCCCACGCCCTGGCCGCCTCGGGCATCGCCATTCCCAACATCACCGGGCTGTACCCGGTGGAAGTCGCCCGCGTGGCCGCGCCGCGCAGCACCGAGGAGGTCGCGCAGGCCGTACGCGCCTGGCCCGGCAAGATCGCGGTCGGCGGCGGTCGCTACAGCATGGGCGGCCAGGTCGCCATTACCGGCGGACTGCACCTCGACATGCGCGGCATGACCCGGCTGGTCCGGCTCGATGCGGGCGCCAGGGTGGCCCGGGTCCAGGCCGGAATGCGTTGGCGCGACCTGCAGGATGCCCTCGACCCGCTGGGCCTGGCCGTGCACACGATGCAGAGCTTTTCTAATTTCACGGTGGGCGGCGCCGTCTCGGTGAATGCCCACGGGCGCTACGTCGGCAACGGTCCGGTGGTGAACTCGGTGCGCGCCCTGCAGCTGGTGCTGGCGGACGGCTCGGTCGTGGAAGCGACGCGCAGCCTCAACGCCGCTTTGTTCCGCGCCGCCGTCGGCGGCTACGGCGCAGTAGGCGTCATCACCGAGGTCGAGCTCGATCTGGCGCAGAACACGCGCATCGAGCGCAGCGTGGAAACGGTGGGACTCGACGATTATCCCGCCTGGTTCCAGCGCATGACGGATGCCGGCGGCTGCATCTTCCACAACGCCGACCTGCTGCCGCCGCTGTTCGATGCGCCGGTCGCGGTGTCCTGGCGCAGGACGGGCAAGGCGCTGACCGAAACGGCCAGGCTGGTCGCGCGCGGCCAATCCTACGGACTCGAGCAGAATGCCTTGTTCGCCATGACCGAGCTGCCGCGTGGCGACTTGATCCGCAGCAAACTGATCCACCCGCTGCTGCTGGCCCGCCCCTGCGTGAAGTGGCGCAACCATGAAGCCAGCCTCGACGTGGCGGAGCTGGAACCGCGCACGCGCCTGGTCTCGACTTACGTGCTGCAGGAATACTTCATCCCGGTGCGGCACTTCGCCGCCTATGCGCGCGCCATGGCGGCGACCATCCGCCAGCACGATGCCCTGGTGCTGAACGTGTCGGTGCGCCATTCGCCGGCAGACAGCACATCCTTGCTGCCCTGGGCGAAGGAGGAGGTGTTTTCCTTCGTGGTGTACTACAAACAGCGTACCCATGCCGCCTCCCGGCGCCGGGTGGCGGAATGGACGCGCGCGACGATCGACACCGCGCTTGCCTTCGGCGGGCGCTACTACCTGCCCTACCAGCTGCATGCCACCCGCGCCCAGTTCGACCGCGCTTATCCCGAGGCCGATGCTCTGCGCGCGATCAAACGCAGCGTCGACCCGGACGGCCGCTTCAGCAACGAACTGTGGGCCAGGTATCTATAGACGCAAAAAAAAACCCGCTCCGGTTGGGGAGCGGGTGAAGTCCAAAACTAGGGATGTCCTGAAAGAGACAAGTCCACTATAGGGATGGGCATTCTACGGCTCTGTGCGTTACCACACATAAACTGCCAAATTGTCACACTGCTTTGATCTGGATGTAAAAAATGCCGCCACGGCAGGGCCGGGGCGGCATTTTTGTCGGCTTTTGGAGATACTCAGACGACGGCGCCGTCGGTCTCGTCCTTTTCCTTGACCGGCTTGATCAGGTCTTCGCGCTTCACGCCCAGCCACATGGCCAGCGCCGCGGCGACGAACACCGAGGAATAGATGCCGAAGCAGATGCCGATGGTCAGCGCCATGGCGAAATAGTGCAGGGCGTGGCCGCCGAACAGCAGCATCGACAGCACCATGATCTGGGTCGAACCGTGGGTGATGATGGTACGCGAGATGGTACTGGTGATCGCGTGGTCGATCACTTCCGGCACGCTCATCTTGCGCTGCTTGCGGAACATTTCACGGATTCGGTCGAAGATCACCACCGATTCGTTGACCGAATAGCCCAGCACCGCCAGGATCGCCGCCAGCACCGTCAGCGAGAATTCCCACTGGAAGAAGGCGAAGAAGCCCAGGATGATGACCACATCGTGCAGGTTGGCGATGATCGCCGAGACCGCGAACTTCCATTCGAAGCGCACCGACAGGTAGATGATCACGCCGATCACCACCATCAGCAGGGCGTTCAGGCCGTTCTGCGCCAGTTCTTCGCCGACCGCCGGGCCGACGAATTCCACACGCTGCAGGCTGACCAGTTCCTTGTTGTCCGCCGTCACGCAGGCAGTACGGCTGACCGTTTCGCCCTTGTCGGTCGTGACCTGGGTGACGGTCGGCTTGCCCTGCTCCGACGAGCAGACCGCGTTGAAGACGCGGTTCGAGGTGCCGGCCTGGTCCTGGCCTTCGACGATCGGCAGGCGCAGCAGGACGCTCTGGGCGGTGCCGAAGCTGGTCACCTCGGGCGCTTCATAGCCGATGCCGCGCAGCGTGGTGCGGATCTTTTCCTGGTCCGCGGCATGCGGGTAGTGCAGCTCCATCACGGTGCCGCCGGTGAACTCGACCGACCAGTGCAGGCCCTTGGTCGCCAGGAAGAACACCGCCGCCAGGAAGGTCACCACCGAGATCACATTGAGGATCACGGCGTGGCGCATGAACGGGATGTCCCGTTTGATCTTGAAAAATTCCATGATTTAGTCCTGCGCTCCCTGAGTCGCGTTTTGCTTGTTAGGCGTAAAACCTTCTTTCCAGACCGTGCCGATCGAGATGTGGGTCAGTTTCTTCTTGCGGCCATACCAGAGGTTGATCAGGCCACGGGACAGGAACACGGCCGAGAACATCGAGGTCAGGATGCCCAGGCAGTGCACCACGGCGAAGCCGCGCACCGGACCCGAACCGAAGATCAGCAGCGCCAGGCCGACGATCAGGGCGGTGACGTTGGAGTCGAAAATCGTGTCCCAGGCGTGCTTGTAGCCGGCATTGATCGCCACCTGCGGCGTGGCGCCCGCGCGCAGCTCCTCGCGGATGCGCTCGTTGACCAGCACGTTGGAGTCGATCGCCATGCCGAGCGTGAGCGCGATTGCGGCGATACCCGGCAGGGTCAGGGTGACCTGCAGCATCGACAGCAGGGCCAGCAGGAGCAGCACGTTGGCCGCCAGCGCGATCGCGCTGACCGTACCCACCAGGTGATAGTAGATGATCATGAAGGCGGCAATCGCCACGAAGCCCCACAGCGTCGAGTGCAGGCCGCGCTCGATGTTCTCGGCGCCCAGCTGCGGGCCGATCACGCGTTCCTCGATGAATTCCATCGGCGCCGACAGCGCGCCCGAGCGCAGCAGCAGCGCCAGCTCGTTGGCGTCCTCGATGCTGCCGATGCCGGTGATCTGGAAGGTCGAGCCCAGTTCCTGGTTGATGACCGGTGCGGTCGGCACGCTGTACTGGCCTTTTTCCTTCAGCAGGACCGCCAGGCGCTTGCCGACGTTTTCACGGGTGGCCAGGCGCATGCGGCGGCCACCGTCGCCGTTCAGGTCGATCGAGACGGCCGGCTGCTGGTTCTGGTCGAAGCTGGCGACCGCGCTCGAGATGTAGTCGCCGGTCAGGATGACGTCCTTGGACACCACCACCGGGGCGCCGCGGCCTTCGGTGAACAGTTCCGAGTTCAGCGGAATCGCGGCGGTCAGCTCGGTGCCCGGGGTCACGGTCGAGTCGACCATGCGCAGTTCCAGGGTGGCGGTGCGGCCGATGATGTCCTTGGCGCGCGCCACGTCCTGCACGCCCGGCAGCTGGACGATGATGCGGTCGGCGCCCTGCTGCTGGATCAGCGGCTCGGTGGTGCCCAGTTCGTTGATACGCTTGGACAGGGTGGAAATGTTCTGCTTGACGCCGTCTTCCACGGTGCGGCGCACCGCTTCCGGCTTGAGCGAGACGACCAGTTTCAGCTCGGTGCCGTCGGCGGCATCGGCGAAGACCAGGTCCTGGGATTGCTTGGCCAGCGCGGCGCGGGCTTCGGCGCGCACGCCGGTCTCGCGGAAGCGCACTTCGATGGTGTTGCCGACGCGCTCGATGCCGGCGTGGCGGATGTTGGCGTCGCGCAGCTGGCTGCGGACGCTGGCCTGCAGGCCCTTCACCTTGGTGTCGAGCACGGCCTTGCTGTCGATCTGCAGCAGGAAATGCACGCCGCCGCGCAGGTCCAGGCCCAGGTTCATGGGCTTGGCGCCGATGGCTTCCATCCAGGCCGGGGTGTTCTTCGCCAGGTTGACGGTGACGATGTAGTCGGGGTTGTCCTTGTCGCGGTTCAGGTCGCGTTCGAGCGCCAGCTTGGCCTTGAACTGGGCATCGGTGCTGGCAAAGCGCGCGCGTACCGCGGTGCTGTTGCCGCTGCCTTCCAGGGCAATGGCTGTGGCTGGAACACCATTGCGCTTGAGCGCGTCTTCGACCAGGCCGACGGTGGCGCTGGTGATGTTGACCGTCGTTTTACCGGTGGTGACCTGCAGTGCAGGCGATTCGCCGAAGTAGTTCGGCGCCGTGTACAGCGCACCCAGCAGGAGCGCGACGGCGATCAATAGATATTTCCAGACGGGATAGCGATTCATAGTGTTCCAGCGTTCAATGTTGGGCACGAGGCGGCCCCGCAGGGCCGCTGGTGGTACTTGACTGGCCTTACAGTGCCTTCAGGGTGCCTTTCGGCAGCAGCGTCACCACTGCGTTCTTCTGGACCACGATTTCGGTGCCGGTCGCGATTTCCAGGGTCACGGTGGTATCGGCCACCTTGACCACACGGCCCAGGATGCCGCCCGCGGTCGCCACTTCGTCGCCCTTGGTCAGTGCGTCCATCATCGCTTTCAGCTCGCGCTGGCGCTTCTGCTGCGGACGGATCATGAGGAAATACATGACCACGAACATCAGGATCAGCGGCAGGAAAGTGGTCAGGCTACCCATCAGGCCAGGATCGGCTGCAGCCGTCGTTTGCGCGTACGCGTTGGAAATGAACACAAGGACTCCGATTGTGAGGATTAAAAAATAAGCGGTATATTCTAGCACCGGCGCTGGGGCCGGGGACAATCTGAGGGTATGTAGGCTTGCAATTCCTAAATTGCAAGATGTTGATGAAAAATTCATTACTCGTAGGGTGGACGGCTTTGCCGTCCGCGCGTCCAACTTTGTGATGAGCAGCCACAGGGCATGCAGGATTTGAACGCGCGGTCGGCAGAGCCGACCACCCTACAAACTCAGCAGTAAGCGCCCGCTTACACGCCGCGCGAGCGGTCAGCCCGGAACTGGATCCGGAACTCGTTGAACTTGTCCGCATCGATCGCATCGCGCATCTCCTGCATGATCTTCAGATAGAAGTGCAGGTTGTGGATCGTGTTCAGGCGCGCACCCAGGATCTCGTTCGAGCGGTGCAAGTGGTGCAGGTAGGCGCGCGAGAAGTTCTTGCAGCAATAGCAGTCGCAGCTCTCGTCCAGCGGCGCCGCGTCGTCCTTGTAGCGCGCGTTCTTGATCTTGACGTCGCCGAAGCGCGTGAACAGCCAGCCGTTGCGGGCGTTGCGGGTCGGCATCACGCAGTCGAACATGTCGACGCCGTTGGCCACGCCCTCGACCAGGTCTTCCGGGGTGCCCACGCCCATCAGGTAGTGCGGCTTGTTCTCCGGCAGGCGCGGGCCGACGTGGGCCAGGATGCGCTGCATGTCTTCCTTCGGCTCGCCCACCGACAGGCCGCCGATCGCCAGGCCCGGGAAATGAATATCTTCCAGACCCGCCAGCGACTCGTCGCGCAGGTGCTCGTACATGCCGCCCTGGACGATGCCGAACAGCGCGTTCGGATTCTCGCCGCGCTTGAACTCGTTCATCGAGCGCTGGGCCCAGCGCAGCGACATGCGCATCGACTTGGCCGCTTCCTCGGCGGTGGCCGGGCGGCCGTCGATCTCGTAGGGGGTGCATTCGTCGAACTGCATCACGATGTCCGAGTTCAGCGAGCGCTGGATCTGCATCGACACTTCGGGCGACAGGAACTGGCGCGAGCCATCGATCGGCGAGGCGAACTTGACGCCCTCTTCCGTGATCTTGCGCATCGCGCCCAGCGAGAACACCTGGAAGCCGCCCGAATCGGTCAGGATCGGGCCGTCCCAGCCCATGAACTTGTGCAGGCCGCCGAACTTGTCGAGCACCGCCGTGCCCGGGCGCAGCCACAGGTGGAAGGTGTTACCCAGGATGATCTGCGAGCCCACTTCCTTCAGCTCGACCGGCGACATCGCCTTGACCGAGCCGTAGGTCCCGACCGGCATGAAGATCGGGGTTTCGATGGTGCCGTGGTTGAGCTTGAGGCGGCCGCGGCGCGCGTGCGACAGGCCGCTGGTGTCTTTTTTCAGTAAGGTAAATTCGAGCATCGGTATCTATTAGCGTGAGCGCGTCGTGAGCAGCATGGCGTCGCCATAGCTGAAGAAGCGGTATTCGTTGGCGATCGCATGGGCATAGGCCTTGCGGATCTCGTGGTAGCCGGCAAAGGCCGACACCAGCATCATCAGGGTCGACTTGGGCAGGTGGAAGTTGGTGATCAGGCGGGTCACCGTCTTGAAGGTGTAGCCCGGCGTGATGAACAGCGCCGTGTCGTCGCTGCCCGCCTTGAGCTCGCCCGACTGCGAGGCCGATTCCAGCGCCCGCAGGGAGGTGGTGCCGACCGCCACCACGTCGCGCCCCGCCGCCTTGGCGGCGCGCACCGCCTCCACCGTCTCTTCCGGGATCGTGTACCACTCGGAGTGCATCTGGTGCGCCGACAGGTCCTCGACCCGCACCGGCTGGAAGGTGCCGGCGCCCACGTGCAGGGTCACGTAGGCGAGCTTGACGCCTTTCGCGGCCAGGCGGTCCAGCAAAGGCTGGTCGAAATGCAGGCCGGCGGTGGGC from Massilia varians encodes:
- the secD gene encoding protein translocase subunit SecD, producing MNRYPVWKYLLIAVALLLGALYTAPNYFGESPALQVTTGKTTVNITSATVGLVEDALKRNGVPATAIALEGSGNSTAVRARFASTDAQFKAKLALERDLNRDKDNPDYIVTVNLAKNTPAWMEAIGAKPMNLGLDLRGGVHFLLQIDSKAVLDTKVKGLQASVRSQLRDANIRHAGIERVGNTIEVRFRETGVRAEARAALAKQSQDLVFADAADGTELKLVVSLKPEAVRRTVEDGVKQNISTLSKRINELGTTEPLIQQQGADRIIVQLPGVQDVARAKDIIGRTATLELRMVDSTVTPGTELTAAIPLNSELFTEGRGAPVVVSKDVILTGDYISSAVASFDQNQQPAVSIDLNGDGGRRMRLATRENVGKRLAVLLKEKGQYSVPTAPVINQELGSTFQITGIGSIEDANELALLLRSGALSAPMEFIEERVIGPQLGAENIERGLHSTLWGFVAIAAFMIIYYHLVGTVSAIALAANVLLLLALLSMLQVTLTLPGIAAIALTLGMAIDSNVLVNERIREELRAGATPQVAINAGYKHAWDTIFDSNVTALIVGLALLIFGSGPVRGFAVVHCLGILTSMFSAVFLSRGLINLWYGRKKKLTHISIGTVWKEGFTPNKQNATQGAQD
- the tgt gene encoding tRNA guanosine(34) transglycosylase Tgt, which encodes MLEFTLLKKDTSGLSHARRGRLKLNHGTIETPIFMPVGTYGSVKAMSPVELKEVGSQIILGNTFHLWLRPGTAVLDKFGGLHKFMGWDGPILTDSGGFQVFSLGAMRKITEEGVKFASPIDGSRQFLSPEVSMQIQRSLNSDIVMQFDECTPYEIDGRPATAEEAAKSMRMSLRWAQRSMNEFKRGENPNALFGIVQGGMYEHLRDESLAGLEDIHFPGLAIGGLSVGEPKEDMQRILAHVGPRLPENKPHYLMGVGTPEDLVEGVANGVDMFDCVMPTRNARNGWLFTRFGDVKIKNARYKDDAAPLDESCDCYCCKNFSRAYLHHLHRSNEILGARLNTIHNLHFYLKIMQEMRDAIDADKFNEFRIQFRADRSRGV
- the yajC gene encoding preprotein translocase subunit YajC, which gives rise to MFISNAYAQTTAAADPGLMGSLTTFLPLILMFVVMYFLMIRPQQKRQRELKAMMDALTKGDEVATAGGILGRVVKVADTTVTLEIATGTEIVVQKNAVVTLLPKGTLKAL
- a CDS encoding GlxA family transcriptional regulator → MQPADLSTLAQERPLRVLLVNAGEPDMLTWSGLVQPLRLAAKLLGPELLHVDVRSPDKFSDSQRHWHLVLLVADEAEAALRPANCRALVDRCRAAPFWGGVGAGVLWLADAGALHGVRTALPWALYPDTNALAEQALFTPNLYEFDRNRLTCCGGAASIDFALTLVEMLFGAGLQAQVKEILCVDRVRGKDERQRVALQARFGTLQPKLTEAVALMEANIEEPLSTDEIAQLAGISRRQLERLFKQYLGSLPSRYYLELRLQRARKLLLETNYSIVQVGLMCGFSSGSHFSTAFGALFGNTPREERQRKLAQ
- a CDS encoding HDOD domain-containing protein; this encodes MDRLSALKSIAAQASRGELSFPTNVDATLKLQRALNEPDCHTEMAARLVQAEPLLAARTVAIANSVAYNRAGHDVTNVRAAVQRVGFRTLGALAASVIVRQLASEIIDPGLRAKADALWIHSAHVAALAQVIARRVSFVDPETALFAGIVHEVGGFYLLSRAGDFPGLLDDASGDSAAEWIEHGEVAIGRGVLLKLGVPVPVMGAIEALWNGMRALPPETLGDTLLLAKDLAPFPSPLHTRPGATTLDSAATIDFTIGEGTLAQVLAESAGEVKSLTAALL
- a CDS encoding MarR family winged helix-turn-helix transcriptional regulator translates to MQSFERFSGESVRQHGLTHAQFDIIATLGNTAGMSYKELGERTLITKGTLTGVIERLEQKGLVLRERSSDDKRSFFVRLTPAGEDVFRDVFPRVIAHGKQLFSNYGDADFDALENVLRKLREQIAAGSLPPQPPQAKELP
- the secF gene encoding protein translocase subunit SecF; this encodes MEFFKIKRDIPFMRHAVILNVISVVTFLAAVFFLATKGLHWSVEFTGGTVMELHYPHAADQEKIRTTLRGIGYEAPEVTSFGTAQSVLLRLPIVEGQDQAGTSNRVFNAVCSSEQGKPTVTQVTTDKGETVSRTACVTADNKELVSLQRVEFVGPAVGEELAQNGLNALLMVVIGVIIYLSVRFEWKFAVSAIIANLHDVVIILGFFAFFQWEFSLTVLAAILAVLGYSVNESVVIFDRIREMFRKQRKMSVPEVIDHAITSTISRTIITHGSTQIMVLSMLLFGGHALHYFAMALTIGICFGIYSSVFVAAALAMWLGVKREDLIKPVKEKDETDGAVV
- a CDS encoding FAD-binding oxidoreductase; protein product: MHPPRRRFLAQAMAGAGLLALSPSHALAASGIAIPNITGLYPVEVARVAAPRSTEEVAQAVRAWPGKIAVGGGRYSMGGQVAITGGLHLDMRGMTRLVRLDAGARVARVQAGMRWRDLQDALDPLGLAVHTMQSFSNFTVGGAVSVNAHGRYVGNGPVVNSVRALQLVLADGSVVEATRSLNAALFRAAVGGYGAVGVITEVELDLAQNTRIERSVETVGLDDYPAWFQRMTDAGGCIFHNADLLPPLFDAPVAVSWRRTGKALTETARLVARGQSYGLEQNALFAMTELPRGDLIRSKLIHPLLLARPCVKWRNHEASLDVAELEPRTRLVSTYVLQEYFIPVRHFAAYARAMAATIRQHDALVLNVSVRHSPADSTSLLPWAKEEVFSFVVYYKQRTHAASRRRVAEWTRATIDTALAFGGRYYLPYQLHATRAQFDRAYPEADALRAIKRSVDPDGRFSNELWARYL